One part of the Thermodesulfovibrio sp. 3462-1 genome encodes these proteins:
- a CDS encoding ATP-binding protein — protein MQFTIKNKIFIGLGISISIVVILSIFEFLNFSRIIHEIQQLEVSDVIKSKSLQIRRHEKNFFLFGYRESNKEMKILYNYLDEMDDIVNNNLPYDSSGYLHNLKNLIAHYRQKFNELLILISQIKKELDKNKIFKTKELILINSALLENPGAVIDFLKQSSTEDNKELIVLLKKLDNNIQELRKTGEEIVNISKKIDQISRDNIEKVMKRSYGMFFLFLTLFFLGGNGIFWIVGKNIIKRLNLVTSVVEKVGEGKFIQISNGSKKDEIDLLIRKINEMENKLMQRKIELEEKNKQLFQSKKLAAIGTLATGVAHELNNPLNNIYISVQILQKELKEPSAFVNEILNDVSHEIARVKRIIEDLLEFARGKEPVFKKVRIKDIILKASNSIIKQRNFKNIDLKEIPEEIVITADPDQLERVFFNLFDNAIDAMHEDGQIKLKILEKNDFVEISVSDTGIGIPADKLEKIFEPFFTTKNRGTGLGLAIVYNIIQKHNGKIFVESIEGKGTTFRILLPGTSYEL, from the coding sequence ATGCAATTCACTATTAAAAATAAAATTTTTATTGGATTGGGAATTAGCATTTCAATTGTAGTAATTTTAAGTATTTTTGAATTTTTAAATTTTTCCAGAATAATACATGAAATTCAACAATTGGAAGTATCTGATGTAATAAAAAGTAAATCTTTACAAATAAGAAGACATGAAAAAAACTTTTTTCTTTTCGGTTATAGAGAATCTAATAAAGAAATGAAAATACTATACAACTATCTTGATGAAATGGACGATATTGTAAATAACAATCTTCCATACGACAGCTCAGGATATCTACATAATCTTAAAAATTTAATTGCTCATTACAGGCAAAAATTCAATGAATTATTAATTTTAATTAGCCAGATTAAAAAGGAACTTGACAAAAATAAGATATTCAAAACTAAAGAATTAATCCTTATAAACTCTGCACTGTTAGAAAATCCAGGTGCAGTAATAGATTTTCTAAAGCAATCCAGCACAGAAGACAATAAAGAACTGATTGTTTTATTAAAAAAACTTGATAACAATATCCAAGAGCTCAGAAAAACAGGAGAAGAAATTGTAAATATATCAAAAAAAATTGATCAAATTTCAAGGGACAATATTGAGAAAGTAATGAAGCGATCATATGGAATGTTTTTTCTATTCCTTACATTGTTTTTTTTAGGCGGCAATGGAATTTTTTGGATCGTGGGAAAAAATATCATAAAAAGATTAAATTTAGTAACTTCTGTGGTGGAAAAAGTTGGTGAGGGTAAATTTATTCAGATTTCTAATGGTTCTAAAAAAGATGAAATTGATTTACTTATCAGAAAAATCAATGAAATGGAAAACAAGCTTATGCAAAGAAAAATAGAACTTGAAGAGAAAAATAAACAACTTTTTCAATCAAAAAAGCTCGCTGCAATTGGTACTCTTGCTACAGGAGTAGCCCACGAATTAAACAATCCTCTGAACAATATTTATATTTCAGTACAAATTTTACAAAAAGAGTTAAAAGAGCCTTCTGCATTTGTTAATGAGATTTTAAATGATGTATCCCATGAAATTGCACGAGTAAAAAGAATTATAGAAGATTTACTTGAATTTGCAAGAGGTAAAGAGCCAGTTTTTAAAAAGGTAAGAATAAAAGATATTATTTTAAAAGCCTCTAATTCAATAATCAAACAGAGAAACTTTAAAAATATAGATTTAAAAGAAATTCCAGAAGAAATTGTAATCACTGCTGACCCGGATCAACTGGAAAGAGTATTTTTTAATCTTTTTGATAATGCAATAGATGCAATGCATGAGGACGGACAGATAAAATTAAAAATTTTAGAGAAAAACGACTTTGTAGAAATATCTGTATCAGATACAGGAATCGGAATTCCTGCTGACAAATTAGAAAAGATATTTGAACCTTTTTTTACTACAAAAAATAGAGGTACAGGTCTCGGTCTTGCAATAGTTTATAATATTATTCAAAAGCACAATGGTAAAATATTTGTAGAGAGTATAGAAGGCAAAGGAACAACCTTTAGAATTTTATTACCGGGAACATCTTATGAACTTTAA
- a CDS encoding efflux RND transporter periplasmic adaptor subunit has protein sequence MNTMKIISLIFCFFLLFSCSKSPKQKHMPSVPVIVSQAIIKDVPVQITAIGNVEAYSSVTIKSRVEGQLIKANFKEGDEVHKGQLLFVVDPKPFEEAVRQAEANLLRDKAQLEFARADLERYDELVKEELVSRQQYEKIRTTYESLKATVKADQAILENARLQLNYCYIYSPIDGKIGSLLVHPGNMIKANDTQIAIINQIVPIFVRFSVPEQELLRIRKAMSQGLLKTEVVVKGTDTSYTAQGKVVFIDNAVDVATGTVKLKAEFANKDKMLWPGQFVNVVLTLGVKKNAVVIPYRALQTGQKGQYVWVVKEDKTAEIREVTPGLRFGDDVVIEKGLNAGEIVVVDGQLRLTPGVKVEIKK, from the coding sequence ATGAATACAATGAAAATAATTTCATTGATTTTTTGTTTTTTTCTTCTTTTTTCCTGTTCAAAATCTCCTAAACAGAAGCACATGCCTTCAGTTCCTGTTATTGTTTCTCAAGCAATTATTAAAGATGTGCCAGTTCAGATTACAGCAATAGGGAATGTGGAGGCTTATTCTTCAGTTACAATAAAATCAAGAGTTGAAGGACAGCTTATTAAAGCAAACTTTAAAGAGGGAGATGAGGTCCATAAGGGACAACTTCTTTTTGTGGTTGATCCAAAACCATTTGAAGAAGCTGTGAGACAGGCTGAGGCAAATCTTTTAAGAGACAAAGCACAGCTTGAATTTGCTCGTGCTGATCTTGAAAGGTATGATGAACTTGTAAAAGAAGAGCTTGTTTCAAGACAACAGTATGAAAAAATAAGAACAACTTATGAATCTCTTAAAGCAACTGTAAAAGCAGACCAGGCAATTCTTGAAAATGCAAGATTGCAACTTAATTATTGCTATATCTATTCGCCAATTGATGGCAAAATTGGTTCATTGCTTGTTCATCCAGGAAATATGATAAAGGCAAATGACACTCAGATTGCTATAATAAATCAAATTGTTCCAATATTTGTCCGTTTTTCAGTTCCAGAACAAGAGCTTTTAAGAATAAGGAAAGCAATGTCTCAGGGATTGCTTAAAACAGAAGTTGTTGTTAAAGGTACTGATACCAGCTATACTGCACAGGGTAAGGTTGTTTTTATTGACAATGCTGTTGATGTAGCAACAGGAACAGTCAAGCTTAAGGCTGAGTTTGCCAATAAAGATAAAATGCTCTGGCCCGGACAGTTTGTTAATGTTGTTTTAACTTTGGGGGTTAAGAAAAATGCAGTGGTAATTCCATACAGAGCTCTTCAGACAGGTCAAAAAGGTCAGTATGTATGGGTTGTTAAAGAGGATAAAACTGCTGAAATAAGAGAAGTTACCCCTGGGTTGAGATTTGGCGATGATGTAGTAATTGAAAAAGGACTTAATGCTGGAGAAATTGTTGTTGTTGATGGACAGTTGAGACTAACACCTGGAGTAAAAGTGGAGATCAAAAAATAA
- a CDS encoding efflux RND transporter permease subunit, which translates to MNFSQLFIQRPVMTTLLMVAIVVFGVVGYRYLPIAELPNVDFPTILVSASLPGASPETMASAVATPLEREFSTISGLKSMNSVNAKGLTQITLEFDLNRDIDAAAQDVQTAIARASKNLPSNMPTPPTYNKVNPADMPILYFAITSPTMPLYRLHEYADTLLAQNISMVNGVAQVQIFGAQKYAVRVRIEPQKIASRGIGIDEVEQAIKKGNVELPTGTLYGDYQAFTIEATGQLLNASHYNELIVKSKEGFPVRVKDIGEAIDSVENDKLAAWYGSEGKLQRAMVLAIYRQPGTNTVKVADDVKKKVEELRAQMPASVSLNLLYDRSQSIRESVRDVEFTLLFTVFLVVMVIFVFLRRLSATVIPSVALPISIIGTFAVMYLLGYSLDNLSLMALTLSIGFLVDDAIVMLENIVRHVEKGEKPFQAALNGSKEIWFTILSMTLSLVAVFIPVLFMGGIIGRLFKEFSVTISVAILISGLVSLTLTPMMCSRFIKVENQRHGRLYNALEKGFEWMVNVYKVALRWSLKHHKLMMIGSTGILLLTVYIFTRIPTGFLPSEDKSQIFVITEASEDISFDEMVRHQLQLADIILKEPSVQDFMISVGPAPASPAPNNGRMFMHLKSSSERPHVDKLIEQLRAKLNSIPGLKVYPQNPPTIRIGGTLTKALYQFTLSGSNLQELYYYAQILEAKMKQIPIIQDISSNLQIKTPQINIEIDRPKAESLGVTADQIENALWSAFGSKWISTIYAPNNQYQVILELKPEYQKDPSALSMLYIRSSKGELVPLNSVATVSQSIGPLTVNHTGQLPSVTISFNLKPDVSLGDAVTEIQKVAKATLPDTIMTSFQGAAQAFKESFQGLWFLLVVAVFVVYLVLGILYESFIHPLTILSALPFASFGALVTLLVFGVELNIYAFVGIIMLIGLVKKNGIMMIDFALHAQRNEGMKPQEAIYNACLIRFRPIMMTTAAAVFGALPIALGIGAGGEVRQPLGLAVVGGLLFSQMLTLFVTPVFYLYMDRLQNWLGKKKSI; encoded by the coding sequence ATGAACTTCTCTCAGCTTTTTATCCAACGCCCAGTAATGACAACTCTTTTAATGGTTGCTATTGTTGTCTTTGGAGTAGTGGGATATCGTTATCTACCAATAGCTGAACTTCCCAATGTTGACTTTCCTACAATACTTGTTTCAGCTTCGCTGCCAGGTGCCTCTCCGGAAACAATGGCATCAGCAGTTGCAACACCTCTTGAAAGAGAGTTTTCTACAATTTCAGGATTAAAATCAATGAACTCTGTCAATGCAAAGGGGCTAACCCAGATAACTCTTGAGTTTGACCTAAACAGAGATATAGATGCAGCAGCGCAGGATGTCCAAACAGCAATTGCAAGGGCGAGTAAAAATCTTCCCTCAAACATGCCAACTCCTCCTACTTACAATAAAGTTAATCCTGCTGATATGCCAATTCTTTATTTCGCAATTACTTCTCCTACAATGCCTCTTTACAGGCTTCATGAGTATGCAGATACACTTTTAGCACAAAACATTTCAATGGTAAATGGAGTGGCACAAGTTCAGATATTTGGAGCTCAAAAATATGCTGTTAGAGTAAGAATAGAACCACAGAAAATAGCAAGCAGAGGAATTGGAATTGATGAGGTAGAACAGGCAATAAAAAAGGGTAATGTTGAGCTTCCTACAGGCACACTTTATGGTGATTATCAAGCATTTACAATTGAGGCAACAGGACAGCTTCTGAATGCTTCCCATTATAATGAACTGATTGTAAAAAGTAAAGAAGGCTTTCCTGTAAGAGTTAAGGATATTGGAGAGGCTATTGACAGTGTTGAAAACGATAAACTCGCTGCATGGTACGGAAGTGAAGGAAAACTTCAGAGAGCAATGGTTCTTGCAATTTACAGACAGCCTGGAACGAATACAGTTAAGGTGGCTGATGATGTAAAGAAGAAAGTAGAAGAGCTTAGAGCACAGATGCCAGCAAGTGTTTCTTTAAATCTTCTTTATGATCGTTCTCAATCAATAAGAGAATCTGTAAGAGATGTGGAGTTTACTCTGCTTTTTACTGTTTTTTTAGTGGTAATGGTAATTTTTGTCTTTTTAAGAAGACTTTCAGCTACTGTAATTCCTTCTGTTGCCCTTCCAATCTCAATAATTGGAACATTTGCTGTTATGTATCTTCTCGGATACAGCCTTGATAATCTCTCTCTTATGGCACTTACTCTTTCAATTGGCTTTTTAGTTGACGATGCAATTGTTATGCTTGAAAACATTGTAAGGCATGTTGAAAAGGGAGAAAAGCCCTTTCAGGCAGCCTTAAATGGTTCAAAGGAGATATGGTTTACAATTCTTTCAATGACTCTTTCACTTGTGGCAGTTTTTATTCCTGTGCTTTTTATGGGTGGAATTATTGGAAGACTCTTTAAGGAGTTTTCTGTAACCATCTCTGTTGCAATTTTAATTTCAGGATTAGTTTCTCTGACGCTCACCCCAATGATGTGTAGCAGATTCATTAAAGTGGAAAATCAAAGACATGGTAGACTTTATAATGCGTTAGAAAAAGGTTTTGAGTGGATGGTTAATGTTTATAAAGTGGCTTTAAGATGGTCATTAAAGCATCATAAATTAATGATGATTGGCTCTACAGGCATTCTTCTTCTTACGGTTTACATTTTTACGAGGATTCCTACTGGTTTTCTTCCCAGTGAAGATAAGAGTCAGATTTTTGTAATTACTGAAGCATCAGAAGACATATCCTTTGACGAGATGGTGAGACATCAGCTACAGCTGGCAGATATCATTTTAAAAGAACCATCAGTTCAGGATTTTATGATCTCTGTGGGACCTGCTCCTGCATCTCCTGCTCCAAATAATGGAAGAATGTTTATGCATTTGAAATCTTCATCAGAAAGACCCCATGTAGATAAACTAATTGAACAGCTTAGAGCAAAGCTTAATTCAATCCCAGGGCTTAAAGTATATCCTCAAAATCCTCCAACAATCCGCATAGGAGGGACTCTTACAAAAGCTCTTTATCAATTTACTCTCTCAGGAAGCAATCTTCAGGAGCTTTATTATTATGCTCAAATTCTGGAAGCAAAAATGAAGCAGATTCCAATTATTCAGGATATTTCATCAAATTTGCAGATAAAAACTCCGCAAATTAATATAGAAATTGATCGGCCTAAAGCAGAGTCTTTAGGTGTTACAGCAGATCAGATAGAAAATGCTCTATGGTCAGCATTCGGAAGCAAATGGATTTCCACAATTTATGCTCCAAATAATCAGTATCAGGTTATTCTTGAACTTAAGCCTGAGTATCAGAAAGACCCTTCAGCACTTTCAATGCTTTATATTCGTTCATCAAAGGGAGAGCTTGTTCCACTTAATTCTGTTGCCACTGTATCCCAGAGCATTGGTCCATTAACTGTTAATCATACAGGCCAGCTTCCTTCTGTAACAATATCATTTAATCTTAAGCCAGATGTCTCTCTTGGTGATGCGGTTACTGAGATTCAGAAAGTTGCAAAGGCAACACTGCCTGATACAATAATGACAAGCTTTCAGGGTGCTGCGCAGGCATTTAAAGAGTCTTTTCAAGGACTGTGGTTTTTGCTTGTTGTTGCAGTATTTGTTGTCTATTTAGTTTTGGGAATACTTTATGAAAGCTTTATCCATCCACTTACAATTCTTTCTGCTCTTCCCTTTGCAAGTTTTGGAGCTCTGGTTACTTTGCTTGTCTTTGGAGTTGAATTAAACATTTATGCCTTTGTTGGAATAATCATGCTTATAGGACTTGTTAAGAAAAATGGAATTATGATGATAGATTTTGCACTTCATGCTCAGAGAAATGAAGGCATGAAACCACAGGAAGCAATTTATAATGCCTGTCTTATAAGATTTCGTCCAATAATGATGACAACTGCTGCAGCAGTGTTTGGAGCGCTTCCAATTGCGCTTGGAATTGGAGCAGGTGGTGAGGTTCGCCAGCCACTTGGTCTTGCAGTTGTTGGAGGCTTGCTTTTTTCACAAATGCTTACCCTTTTTGTTACACCCGTGTTTTATCTTTATATGGATAGGCTTCAGAACTGGCTTGGCAAGAAAAAAAGTATATGA
- a CDS encoding adenosine-specific kinase, translated as MQLHSIKVEIPEGCNIILGQTHFIKTAEDLYEILATHIPHVKFAVAFTEASGPCLIRSEANDEELREVCIRNLQNIGAGHVFCILMKGAFPISVLNAIKMCQEVCTIYCATANPLEVIVAETELGRGILGVIDGASPKGVEKTEDREHRKGFLRKIGYKI; from the coding sequence ATGCAGCTTCACTCTATAAAAGTTGAAATTCCAGAAGGATGCAACATAATTCTTGGACAGACTCATTTTATAAAAACTGCTGAAGACCTTTATGAAATTCTTGCAACCCATATTCCCCATGTAAAATTTGCAGTTGCCTTTACAGAAGCCTCAGGCCCATGTCTCATCCGTTCTGAAGCAAACGATGAAGAGCTAAGAGAGGTTTGCATTCGCAATCTTCAAAACATAGGAGCAGGTCATGTATTTTGTATTCTTATGAAAGGAGCTTTCCCAATAAGTGTTTTAAACGCAATAAAAATGTGTCAGGAAGTATGCACCATTTATTGTGCAACCGCAAATCCTCTTGAGGTAATAGTTGCAGAAACAGAGCTTGGTAGAGGAATTCTCGGAGTAATTGATGGAGCAAGCCCGAAAGGTGTAGAAAAAACTGAAGATAGAGAGCATAGAAAGGGATTTCTTAGAAAAATAGGCTATAAAATTTAA
- a CDS encoding polynucleotide 5'-hydroxyl-kinase: protein MIPEPDWEVVLKEAKECKKVIVIGSVDSGKSTFIKYLIKNLNLEKPLIFIDSDIGQSSIGIPTTIALKYYKKEEATKFEEKSPLIDFDKIYFVGATTPSVCPQIFLDEFKKAAEFAEHLNTTTLIDTTGLISAEQGKQLKLRKIEIFKPDLVIAFNKNGEIDHIINEIKSKVITLKPSSRIIPRNSAQRASYRLSKFKKYFEKLESFALEKRLLKKQQITENLEGTILGIFNSEDCIALGILEEVTKENVIFSSPPIDLKNVTHLKIGFVNLKNTFLSD, encoded by the coding sequence ATGATACCTGAACCTGATTGGGAAGTTGTATTAAAAGAGGCAAAAGAATGTAAAAAAGTTATAGTCATTGGGAGTGTTGATTCTGGAAAATCTACCTTTATAAAATATTTAATAAAAAATCTTAATCTTGAAAAGCCATTAATTTTTATTGACTCTGACATAGGTCAAAGCAGTATCGGTATCCCGACAACCATTGCTCTAAAATATTACAAGAAGGAAGAGGCAACTAAGTTTGAAGAAAAATCTCCTCTTATAGATTTTGATAAAATTTATTTTGTAGGAGCAACAACTCCATCAGTGTGTCCCCAGATATTTTTAGATGAATTTAAAAAAGCTGCTGAGTTCGCTGAACACTTAAATACTACTACATTAATTGACACCACTGGATTAATATCAGCAGAACAAGGAAAACAACTAAAGCTACGAAAAATTGAAATCTTCAAGCCTGATCTGGTTATTGCCTTTAACAAAAATGGAGAGATTGACCACATTATAAATGAAATCAAATCTAAAGTAATAACCCTGAAGCCATCCAGCAGGATTATACCAAGAAATTCTGCCCAGAGAGCAAGCTATAGACTATCTAAATTTAAAAAGTACTTTGAAAAATTAGAAAGTTTTGCTTTGGAAAAAAGACTGCTTAAAAAACAGCAAATAACAGAAAATCTTGAAGGAACAATTTTGGGCATATTTAATTCCGAAGACTGCATTGCCTTAGGAATACTTGAAGAAGTAACAAAAGAAAATGTTATATTTTCATCTCCTCCAATTGACTTAAAAAATGTTACGCACCTTAAAATAGGCTTTGTTAATTTAAAAAATACATTTTTAAGTGATTAA
- the amrS gene encoding AmmeMemoRadiSam system radical SAM enzyme — MKEALFYEQLSDGKVKCGACNHHCIISPQARGICGVRENREGKLYSLVYGKIIAYHIDPIEKKPLFHFYPGSVSYSIATVGCNFRCLHCQNYTISQYPRLYKDIPGEDFTPEDVVKEARASSCKSISYTYTEPTIFLEFAYDCMVLAHKEGIKNVWVSNGYMSDEALRFVAPYLDAINVDLKGDDDFYKKICGARLEPVMKNIKLLKELGVWVEVTTLIIPELNDSEEFLRSIARFLVSIDPSIPWHVTQFYPTYQLTDKPRTPVETLRKARNIGFEEGLKFVYTGNVPGEGGENTCCPKCKNIVIERFGYFISKINTLNSKCMNCGTEINGVGLP, encoded by the coding sequence ATGAAAGAAGCCTTATTTTATGAACAACTCTCTGATGGAAAGGTAAAATGTGGAGCTTGTAATCACCATTGTATAATCTCTCCTCAGGCAAGAGGCATTTGCGGAGTCAGGGAAAACAGAGAGGGCAAACTTTACAGTCTTGTCTATGGAAAAATAATTGCCTATCACATTGATCCCATTGAGAAAAAGCCTCTTTTCCACTTCTATCCAGGTTCTGTATCCTATTCAATTGCTACAGTTGGATGCAATTTCCGCTGTCTTCACTGCCAGAACTATACAATTTCTCAATATCCAAGGCTTTATAAAGATATTCCTGGTGAAGACTTCACACCCGAAGATGTGGTAAAGGAAGCAAGAGCAAGCAGCTGTAAGAGTATTTCCTACACCTATACTGAACCAACTATATTTCTTGAGTTTGCCTATGATTGCATGGTTTTAGCTCATAAGGAAGGAATTAAAAATGTATGGGTAAGCAATGGCTACATGTCAGATGAAGCTTTGAGATTTGTTGCACCCTATCTTGATGCAATAAATGTTGACCTTAAAGGAGACGATGATTTTTATAAAAAAATCTGCGGAGCAAGGCTTGAGCCTGTAATGAAAAATATAAAACTTCTTAAAGAACTTGGAGTATGGGTTGAGGTAACAACCTTGATTATTCCTGAACTCAATGATTCAGAGGAATTTTTAAGAAGTATAGCCCGTTTTCTCGTCTCCATTGATCCTTCAATTCCATGGCATGTAACTCAATTTTATCCAACATATCAGCTCACTGATAAACCAAGAACACCTGTTGAAACATTAAGAAAAGCAAGAAATATTGGTTTTGAAGAAGGACTTAAGTTTGTTTATACTGGAAATGTTCCTGGTGAAGGTGGAGAAAATACTTGCTGCCCTAAATGCAAAAACATTGTAATTGAAAGATTTGGTTATTTTATTTCAAAAATAAATACATTAAACTCAAAATGCATGAATTGTGGCACAGAAATTAACGGAGTTGGACTGCCATAA
- a CDS encoding DUF2934 domain-containing protein, which yields MIDRERLEEEIRQVAYELYVKSGCIPGRDLDNWLEAEKIVMVKYGLIGQEEESQTAEAEKEDKPKKRGRRVCKTGSATKKGKSRGKKS from the coding sequence ATGATTGACAGAGAAAGGCTTGAAGAAGAAATAAGGCAGGTTGCCTATGAACTCTATGTTAAAAGCGGATGCATTCCAGGAAGAGATCTTGATAACTGGCTTGAAGCTGAAAAAATTGTTATGGTTAAATACGGACTTATAGGACAAGAGGAAGAGTCTCAAACTGCTGAAGCAGAAAAGGAGGATAAACCTAAAAAAAGAGGCAGAAGAGTTTGTAAGACAGGCTCTGCAACAAAAAAAGGTAAAAGTAGAGGCAAAAAATCATGA
- a CDS encoding methyltransferase, protein MQYTIDSIGSIKICQPEEGYRFSVDALILAHFVNLKRVKKALDIGAGTGIIGIILAKKYPEAYVTMIEIQPDLAVLARISSKLNNVEDRVRILCADAKEFNDSGYDCVISNPPFRRPGTGKMSPLGKRALARHELSLTVKDISQVSQRALKHRGRLYMIHLPERLTEIIKIMDNYSLEVKRVRFVHSKINAEAKMVLIEAVKGGKSALKVEPPLFIYREDGKYTEEMELIYKL, encoded by the coding sequence ATGCAATACACTATTGACTCTATAGGAAGCATAAAAATCTGCCAGCCTGAGGAAGGTTATCGTTTCAGTGTAGATGCTTTGATTCTCGCTCATTTTGTTAATTTAAAAAGGGTCAAAAAAGCTTTGGATATTGGTGCAGGAACCGGAATAATTGGAATTATTCTGGCAAAAAAATATCCAGAAGCTTATGTTACAATGATAGAAATTCAGCCAGATCTTGCGGTGCTTGCTCGTATAAGCTCTAAATTAAACAATGTTGAAGATAGAGTCAGAATACTATGTGCTGATGCAAAAGAATTTAATGATTCCGGTTATGATTGTGTAATTTCAAATCCACCATTCAGAAGACCAGGAACAGGTAAGATGAGTCCTCTGGGAAAAAGGGCTCTGGCAAGGCATGAATTGAGTCTTACGGTTAAAGATATCTCCCAGGTGAGTCAGAGAGCATTAAAACATAGAGGTAGACTTTACATGATTCATCTGCCTGAAAGACTAACTGAAATTATTAAAATAATGGATAATTACTCTCTTGAGGTAAAAAGGGTTCGTTTTGTTCATTCAAAAATAAATGCAGAGGCAAAAATGGTTCTCATAGAAGCAGTCAAAGGAGGTAAGTCGGCTCTTAAAGTAGAACCTCCCCTTTTTATTTACAGGGAAGATGGAAAATATACAGAAGAAATGGAATTAATATACAAACTATGA
- a CDS encoding ABC transporter permease, translating to MLFYILRRFFLMIPILFGITLICFVVINLAPGSPASFTEELLPKASPEAMEALKKLYGLDKPLHERYLNWLKMVITLDLGKSFVDGRPVKEKIKERLPITVTLNLLSLLFILVVSIPIGVFSALKPGSLFDRALTVFVFTGFSVPTFWIALLAMIVFGVNLGWLPISGIQSVGAETMPFYERLLDWAKHLILPVTIMSFAGLAGMSRYTRSSMLEVLRQDFIRTARAKGLPERVVLIRHALRNALLPVVTLLGLAIPGLIGGSVIFESIFSIPGMGQLFYSSAMARDYPTIMGILLIGALLTLIGNLLADLAYFVIDPRIRVKRDV from the coding sequence ATGCTTTTTTACATACTCAGGCGATTTTTCCTGATGATACCGATTCTCTTTGGTATCACTCTTATATGTTTTGTTGTAATAAATCTTGCACCAGGCTCACCTGCGAGCTTTACTGAAGAACTATTACCAAAGGCATCTCCTGAGGCAATGGAGGCTCTAAAAAAGCTTTACGGACTTGATAAACCACTTCATGAAAGATACCTTAACTGGCTTAAAATGGTTATTACACTGGATCTGGGAAAGAGTTTTGTTGATGGAAGGCCTGTTAAAGAGAAAATTAAAGAAAGACTTCCAATTACTGTCACCCTTAATTTGCTTTCTCTGCTTTTTATTCTTGTGGTCTCTATTCCAATTGGAGTTTTTTCAGCTTTGAAACCAGGAAGCCTCTTTGACAGAGCTCTTACAGTTTTTGTTTTTACAGGCTTTTCTGTTCCAACCTTCTGGATTGCTTTACTTGCTATGATTGTTTTTGGTGTAAATCTTGGTTGGCTTCCCATTTCTGGAATTCAGAGCGTCGGAGCTGAAACAATGCCATTTTATGAAAGACTCCTTGACTGGGCAAAACATCTTATTTTGCCAGTTACAATAATGTCCTTTGCAGGACTTGCTGGAATGTCCAGATATACACGTTCAAGCATGCTTGAAGTGCTGAGACAGGATTTTATAAGGACAGCAAGAGCAAAGGGCTTGCCTGAAAGAGTAGTGTTGATAAGACATGCTTTAAGAAATGCTCTTTTGCCAGTTGTAACGCTTTTAGGACTTGCAATTCCAGGACTTATTGGAGGAAGCGTTATTTTTGAAAGCATTTTTTCCATTCCAGGAATGGGACAGCTTTTTTATTCTTCTGCCATGGCAAGGGATTATCCAACAATAATGGGTATATTGCTGATCGGTGCATTATTGACATTGATTGGCAATCTTCTTGCCGACCTTGCATATTTTGTTATTGATCCAAGAATAAGGGTAAAACGGGATGTTTAA